A stretch of DNA from Anopheles ziemanni chromosome 3, idAnoZiCoDA_A2_x.2, whole genome shotgun sequence:
TTCCGTGGTGCACCTGTTCCTGTGGATCGTCCTCTGGCTGGGACTGACCGCCAAGCGCCGCTGGCACTTCAAGCTACCTCCGCTGGACGGAGGACGCGCATGTGGCGGGCCCGGAACGGCCAGCCAACCCCTGCTCCGGGGCAACGGAAGTCTTCGCTCACCGAACGGAACGTCCAACGGGTTGCCGGCGTCGGCCGGCCAGCCAGGGCCCGGCGGTGCCAGCTCCGGTTCCGGCGGCGAAGAGGAAACAATCTACTGGCCCAAGATTGCACCGAACTCGCCGAAGCTGAAAGTCACGTTCAACGAAGTACCCAGTACGTCCTCCGAGCTTGCGCTCGGTCCACACGAACATGGCAACAAGCGGTAAAGCATACGAGACAAGTTTTCCCCCGCCCCGTTCCTCCGGGGGGGGTTTCCTTCAATCGgattttgtgtgttgtttgaaCTAAGTGTCATgcttgtgttgtgtgtgtctgtgcttGTTGCTTGATCATTTTGTACATAAATACTTTCCCTGTAATTTTTACGTTCGCGTTTTGGTTGCATGCACATTTTGCAGCTTTTCCCAACGGCTTCCAGGGAGTGTTGGCGATTTTCTAGAATTTTTCCACTTAGTTTTTAAAACCTAATCGGTTACCACAAGCCAGATAAAGGTGGACAACTGCTAGAAAACCGTCGTCGCTTGCTAGATGCCACGAAGGAGAATCTGTATTTGCAATATTTACCAATTAGTCCTTCATTTATACGAGTATTCGATTTTCTATTATAAACGCACCATTCAAGTTAGAGCCTACTTTGCACATTAGAACCCGTTTTGATCATTgtttttcgcaaaaaaaaaaattctaaacCCGTTTTATTACTGCTTGTCCTTGTTTGTATCGTTTGTGCTTGTTTGTCAAATGGTCTGGCGACCTTTCTAACGCCCTCCTAACCGTGCgaatccctccctccctccagcCATCCGTCCGGTGGAACCACGATACGTCTGTCCAGTCTTACGGGGGAAGCTGACGACGGAGACTACGCTACGCTAAGGGGCCCGACCGGCGATCTGCTACACCTCGGCCCGTACGAACATCCGGGCCCATCCGGATcgcctccacctccaccgcccCCGCCGCCACAGCTCGACGACTGCGATCTGCTGGACGAggccagcaacagcaacacgcTTGTCGGCAGCACCAACGACCACGCCGACGACACGTCCGAGGAGGGGAAGCTGCTGGCGTGCGTGCGGGACGACAGTGTGACGTACGCGTCGACCCGCGATCTCGAGCCACCGATCAGCCGCACCATGTCCCGCGAGACGTTTATGCGATCGCCGGAACAGTCCCTCAGCAGCCCGCTAGCACCAGTCACCGTCACCGTACACAACCATTTGGAGAACGTGGTGCGTACCAACGATGCCTTCAAGCAGTGATAAACACCTAATGgccattttcgatcgatttcagGGTCCTGGATCAACGCCCCGATGCTTACGTCGGGCCGATTCCGGCATGCCAACGGAAGCCCTGACCCCACGCTCGGACTCTACCTCGACGGAAAGTTCCACCTCGCCACCGGACTGCCGCGATGCGCCCTCGGAAACCTCGAGCGGCGTGCACTCGGGTGAGGAGCGCGACGAGGTAGTCATCCGGCCACGCTCCGGCCCATACAAGTCCATCATCaagccaccgccaccggccATCCAGGAAGAACCGTTCGGCCGCTCGACCAACATGAAGATGTCCAGCTTCAACAAGGACGGCACGAGCGCCACGCTGCCCCTGACGCGCGGTTCCACCGACATGCATCACCGGTCCGACTACCCCCAGTGCAGCACGATGCCCCTGCCGGCCGGctatcatcagcagcagcatcaccacTATCACTCCCAGACGTCCTTCACGCCGCCCCAGTCGGGATCTTCccggcagcagctgcagcagcacacGACACTCCCGAACGGGCTGCGCTATGCCACCTCCTCCAACCAGTTCCTCAAGCGGCTACCGTACATGAAGAACGCCGAATCGCCGTACGGCCACCTGGGACTGGGCGCCGGACACCACACATTCTCCAAGCTCCTGCACGACCCACtcagcggtggtggtggtggtggagttcCCGGAATGCCTTCGCACTCACACTCAAACCACAGCACGTTCCTACCACCGGCGACCATTCCGGAGGATCGTGACTCGGCCAACTACTCCATGATCTCCGACCAGGACCGGGAGATGTACATAAATGCGGCTCAGATCGGCAGTATGCAGATGCAGCACTAAGGGAGACCCCGCTTGGGTGATCCTCAAAAGTTCGTTCGGCGTCGTCGCACAACTCTCACTCACATACCGTAGGGCGTTCTGGGAAGCACACGTGATGTCATAGACAGTACACACTTTCTGTTCGATTAAGCTGTACAAATCTCACATCTCGCTTACATTACAAAAACATACATTAACCAAACAATTGTTCATAGAATCCACTGGCAGCCGAAGCTTATGTACATAGTAATGACTAAAACAAATATGCAGCTATTATATCGGAAAGTATCATCAAGTTATCTCATAAATACAGACATGCGGTTCCATCGCCTCCTTCCGCTCATTAACGTACAGCATCTTTCGCTTTAAACGTTTCCCGCGAAGGGGatgaataacaaaacaagcaaataaTAAGAATTACCCGGGGTGATATTGTCCTAGGACAAAATATATCGAATGCTATAGCATCAGGAAGCTCACGAAAGAGGGTTCGAAAGGACCCTTCTCTTTCCCTTCTGTAATAGGAAACGCGACAGACTGACGGTTTTAGCTTTTGTAGAAGCTCTGCGCTGCGGTTCAGATATCGTTGCGGTGGAAAACGCGACCGATCGCCATCGATcgttttgtacattttacaAACACCTCACCGAAACGGGTGCGGAGTTAAGTAGTATTTTAGCTACCAAGATCGTGCGATAGATAGCGTAAACGGCGATTGCATAGAATAGATCAAATTCCCGGTTCATTCGAGTGAACGATCGATTCCTCCGCCGGTCATGTACAAGATACAAACATGGGTATAACGCTTTCAGCAGAGACGATCCTCAAACGTATGGTAAAGTCCAAAGTTCTAGCGAAACAGGCATATCCACTGAATATTTCACCCTAACGGCGGACCCAAACCGTAACTACATCATATCATACTCCTTTTAACCCCGCCAGGCGCTATAGGACCCCTAAGACATGCAAACGAAACGGATACATATGGAACgtcggaaaggaaaatgttgcaaataAGGTCGTCAAGGGCAATATGGCAATTCTCGATTCATTTCATCTGTTTATCGAGATTTGAAGAAAGAGAGTGATTACAATTTCTTGCGTACAGTTCACAGTACCATGCATAAACTCAAATCTTTAATGGTCAATGGTTGCTATGTTTCGTAGCTCGAACGAGGCTAAATGTTACCAATGACGAGacctttgcaaacattttctaacCTGTTTCTTAACAGTTTATTCGACCAGGGAAACGACACGAGTTTTGAACAATTTATACAGGTTAAGGAACATTGCAGCTCTACACAGGAGGGAAAGAATGCCCTCCCAATGGCCAACTATAAAGTATGCAATAAATAGAACGAACAGCTCATTCATCAAACCATACCGTGCTTCAGCATCCAACATTACACTATTGCCATAGTCGTGCGCTAAACAAAAATCACATTTCAATACATCAGGGAGAGAAGTTAATCAGCGAAGATTACATAACTACTACAGGAAGCATGAAACATAAAacgagaagaagaaacaaaacataccAACCAACCAATCCATCCGACGCGTCCCGGCGCATTGGGACGCCGATGCGGCAAACGGAACCATATTTGCAGCAAAGTATTGTAACCACAGGACAATATAAACTTGAGACCGATTTTTTGCCATCTACTACTGCACCGTGTATTGTAGTGACATTTTATTGCCATATATGTACGTAGAGCGCTCGGAGAAGGGAGTTTAGCAAGCGTGCCTCGGAGGGTGATAGGCAGATGAATAAAGGATCGTATAAGAAAACCCCGCTAATGAAACCAACACGAATTACAATACATGACGTTCTGTACGTGCATAAGTTTGTATAGCTCATGCCTCGCGAGGTCCCGAGATCGGATAACAAGCAGCATACATGGACAGCCTCGATACATCGGACTTCATTTCCAAATCGCTCGAAAATTATCATTCAGATCATTGTACCGATTCGATCATGTGCTACCAAACGTTCAGGATAAGGTAAAATTTTACGTAACGAACGAATAGTCAAAATTTACAACTCAATCGAACACGtttttttaccaaaatgtTTACCCCACAATTAGTGACGAACCATTCGTGGGCGGGTTTATAGGCTCAACTAAGAAAGGATAGAAATATGGTAGAAGTTGTAAGAAATATAATGGCTGGATAACTCTTTCCGGTGTAGATCAGGTATGATCCAACACCACACAATCTGTATAGCTCTCGCTAGTACGAGAGAGGACACGATCGTCAATATTAGGCCCATGGGGCGGAGCGTGGGGGTTTAAATGGAGGCAACTTACACTCTCTTAAAATGTTTAGAGTACGCTTTTATTGCTATAAACATTGTTTGCCAGCAGTATCAAAACTTAACGATGAAAAGGTGGTGATGCTTGTTCTACTTCTTTTTAAGGTTTATCTACCAATCTGGACTAAAGGAAGGCAGGACAATTAAGAATGAACCATAAAACATCAGGCAAGCGTCCTGCAGCATGGAGCGAttaaaaggaaggaaggaagcccGTTGAATTCTGCGATACGGCATAACCATATAAAGAGAAAAAGCTTATTTATATATAGAcccaaatatatatatatatacacacaacACATACAAGTATCATAGGACGATAAGTAAGGACGCtaaggaaaggaaataaattaagcAGACAAAAAAGATTGCGAAAGTAAGATACACTCGGACAAGGAGGCATAAGAAGGAGGACCTAAATCCCATTATATCGAACAGCATGTAATGTAGTATTTATTTGTACACTTATTTTAGAAAATGCGAGATTTCGTTTTGCCTGTTGATAACCGGGGTAACCGTGCCCGTGATGGAGCAGCCGATCGTTTGATAAGTTGTACTTAGTTAAGCCCGTTTAGTGAAGTCAACGCGTTAGAGCCACTGGTATTGTGTAgtttatttccaaacacgcgcTGTAATCCGGTCTAGTGTAGAAATGTGTGAAGCAAGTTTTGTTTCAATCCCAATCGGCAATTAAACTAAAagctattgaaaaaaaagaaaaaatcattttaacaAAACACTTAAattggatgttttattttacctttatAGTTTCCTACAAAATTCTGCAACGGATATCATTCGCACACAGCTTTGGTTTGAAGCAAAGCAGTATAACGGGTTCGAGACGAAAGCGAAGCCAAACGGAAGACTGATTAGACTGGTGACTATAGCAGGGATGCCAGTATGGACATTTTCACCGACATCATCAAACCAGTCATTAAAACGAGCTTTCTCTTTGTGTCTTTTCAATTTGGTTGGTAATTTGTATGTAACACGTTTTAATTATCTTTTAGAGCAATTGGAATGTGTTTGTGGCCTAGGTTTTCCATCTTATAGAAGCAGATGCGGAGCGGCGATGTACGAGATGGGAATACGGATTAAAGGAAAATGTTGCTCGATCTTGACGCCGATGCTAGTGCGATCGGTAATGTGATCAAGTACATAGtgctaaatacaaccaaatAAAAATCTGCATCGGATTGCACATTAAACCGGAGGACGGATGGATGCGACGAAGCTCTCGACGAATGATGAACGTTTCCGCAGGACGTACATCAACACTTAAGCTAAAATGATAGCAAAATCATTACCACTATGCAAATGTATACCGTTTACTTACTTCGAGCCACAGAACCGGAACCTTCTACCTACCCGAGGGACCGATGGAACAGAAAGctaaccaaaaaccaaacaaaccaaatcacaaaaataaaccaccgcTTTATGTAAAACCAAGCCGTCCCCGGAGTGAGTCACTGTTACATCCGAACGCCAGTTGATTACACGGGTTTATCCTTCTTGAAGTTATTTTATTGATCGTCTTACAAATGATCGACCTTAAATGAAACGGAAAGTATTACCAAGTAAACGAAGCAATGCCAAAAAGCACTTCCACCCGAACATGTCGCTCCACCCTTCTTAATCCATACGGGTCTTCAGTTTCTTAACCGTTATCTTCTCCTTCTCGATAATGTACACCGTCGCGCCCCAACCGGAGATCGCATCCCGATCGAACGCGTTCACTAGGGCCTGGGAGATCACCTCGAACAGACTGTTCGGCTCCAGGTCCGGCTTCCACAGGGTTTCGCACATACCATACAGCTGTTCCGCGCAGGTTCCGGCGACAACGAAATCGTTCGGCAGGTTTGGACATCCGATCAAATCCATGTTGCAGATGAACGGTTCGTACGTCTTGGGGTCCAGCCCGGCAATGACCGGCTCGATGAAGTACGGTCCAAAGCGCTTCTCGTACAGGAAGTTGGACAGCATCGCCGCGAACCGCTCCGGCGTCATCTGACGGTTTTCGCGGACCTCGTACAGATTCTTGCGGAATAGCAGCCGCTGGTacaccgtcaggatgtccgtCTGGAGCCCGACCAGTCCGAGGTACATGTGTGGGTTGATTTCGaagattttctcaaaatctGTCGCGATCGTTTGTGCCTGAACGCCGAAGCGGTGGTCGGTCGCAAGCGCCACGCAGTTTTTGCCCTTCATCGCCACCACGCAACCGCCGTTGTACGCGAGGATAGACATGATTTCTCTTACTTTTAAACTGTAAACGGGAGAAAAGTGTGTTAATTCCTACAAATGTTTAGCGATAAACTATGATGCCGTACCTTCGGTGACTACCGCAAACGAGAGGTTAACTTGCAGATGTTTACTTGCAGTTTTATGAGAACATGACAGGACAGTATTTTGACATCTTGTCAATCACCAAGGAGCTCACAAGGAGGTGTCTGCACGAAGATTTCTAAAAAGTTGTACGATATTGTTTACTAATTCTAAATAACTCATAAACTGAAAAAATACTATTTACTATCTGTAAATACTTTATGCaagataatttaaataacaaaaatccACGATAGAatttcaaatcattgtgaATGAACATAAAACTAATCAGGTGAAATTATATGGGGCAAATTGACAAAGGGATGGGAAAAGTCTAGTAACTTCCAATGATGTTACCTGGTAATAACACACCTTGCTACTTTCTTCGAGTcaattttctttgaaaatgtaaatgttcCATGCGACTACCTCAGTCGCGGTTGACTACAAGTCTTGGATGGTCGTAAATGCGCTAGCTCGTCCAACCGCTCCGGCTCTTGTTTATCGTTGGTCGCAGCAAACATCGCTCGCGTGTGAAGGTGGCAAACATATTCCGCGACTGGTCGTTTTGCAATCTGAATATTCAAACTGATGTAAAGTGGTTTCTTTCTGTGAAAATTTCTCGTATTTTTGCTCCGTTCGGGTAGTTCCGAGCAGTTAGTGTATGGAAGAGTTCTAATGAAACTTACAGGAGAATCGACAACGATGACTTCTCCACTGAAGGCGCTGGTTGAGTTCCTGCGCTTAATTTACACCAAGTGCTACCGGAAGCTGGTTCGAGAATGCAACCAGTAAGTTTCATGACCAGTTAGTGCTCGCAATCAATgtgctttttttcaaataaaatatttcgattTATCTAACTCTAGTTTATCTAACAATGTTGCGTCTAGTAGCAAGTGTAAATCATCAAAGATATCCGTGCGTTTCATCTTTCCACCGCTTCCTTCGATCACAACTTGTGTCGCCCCGAGGGAGTTCGGTTACTTCTTGTGTGCCCACGTAAGGGTCGTTTTGTAACCGTAAACAATAATGCGTGCGGTGTAAAAACAACCCCACCCTCACCCGAAACCGAAGAAGGCGCGAAACCGCATCGCTTACAATTACGGGGTGAAAGTATGCTACCCCCGAATCGCCACCGCAGCGCACGTGTGCGTTCGAAATATTTTCGACGCTcgattaaaatacaaaatcaaGAGATGTTTTATGAACTAACGAAAGCGCTataaaatatcccaaaccACAATTCGTACCAGTTTCTCTGCGCCATAGTACTGTCACTCAAGCTGTTGTTGGGTCTAAATTTATTCTGtccttttgttggttttttttttttggttttggcaaAACCATCGATCCATCTCCAAATTGGCCAAattcgatagaaaaaaaaactaacgccACACAATGAAACCCGCGCCAGAACGCGAAGACACTTTTGGCAATTGCGGTGAACCCCGTTTTCCGTGCGGTGTGGGACTCgcggaaaaaagtgaaaaagtgcAGCAGTTGCACAAACTGCGAtgccaaaacaaaccattgcATCCATTTCCGTACCTACATTATCGATCGCGGCGAGCGACACGGCATGTGAAGTTTTGCGATTGTATCCGGGTGTGGTGGTAGGTCAGTTCAATGggcttttaaattatttaaattttaatccaAAGAAACTTAGTGCAAACGTTGGTAGCTTGGAAAATCTCTCAGTTTTGTTAAAGGAAAGTGACTGGCGTATGTAGATAAAGTGGGACAAACTTACTAGAAGATAAAAGCACATTGCCTTATATTTTCTTGAAGGTAAATAATGCATTTAAAAAGGTCCAGAAGGTATACGAACAACAATCAATACAACTGCAAGCGTATGGAGGACTTTAAAATGCAATTATACAAAAACTTGGTCATTGaatcaatgttgtttgccGACCCTGTGTGCCTGTGTGGACATCGCAAGTCTCACCCTTTATCTTCCCACTAGACACGTTTTCCGCACATTTATATGTGCGcaaataaacaacttttttctCCGCTCGTTATATTGTTTTATTGAGCAGCGGAATATCATGTTTACCCTCGTCACTAAactgtgtttgtatgtggttctGGCCACGGTTATCTATCGCAAAAGAGTGCAACTTTAGTGCAGGCATGTGGAATTGCATTCCCGTATAGTTTCCTCTCTCGGCCCACGATTCATTGCGAGgtttaaatggaaaattacACATCATACAATCCACCTGCCAATTTTGACGAATGCATTCATGCCGATAAAGCGATTTCCCACTGCCACGAGGAGAAAAGATAAGTGGTGTGAGATCACACCTCCATTACAGGATCTTCTCTATCTGCTGCGATGCTTTGTTTAACATCAACTAAAGTGATTTATCTCGAATCAGGCGAGTCGCATTAATTAACGGGGACTGGCCTAACATTGACATACATAAAATgggaagttttttgtttttcaattcttgcccccccccccctccccccccccccccccccccccccccgataTAAATATCGCTTCTTTCAAAATGGTTCCTACCACTAACGCCCAACATTTTCTTCCGATCCGAAtcgttaactttttttttctcatattCTGAGGAATCTCAATCGCTAATCTGACTTCATTCGTCGAAAAATACAGTACAGCACGATTATGCCAATTGTCACATAAATATTCTCAGAATCTCAtcaaaaagcacacacaaacattctTCCGCTTATTTCTTTTGATCTGCCATGGTCTATTTCAATCCGAGTGCATCTGCTCCAAAACCAGTTCTGAGACCTTTTGGGTCGAAAATAGCATCATAATTCCATCGCGATCGTCCACAATGCTATTCCGCGGCAATCAAAcgcagcaaaaaaaaccaccccatGTCGTCTTCATCGGGCAATCTTGGCCCCCTTTATCAACCATCAGCGGTTGGCTGCGATAAAGTTTGGAGATGCTTGTTAATCGAATCGAACATCGATAGCACACCGATGACGATATCGGAGTGAAGTTAATCTTAAGAGGCTTTACAGGAACTGTTCGAAATCGAAAGATTGTTTCACATTCGCGACATTTATAGATTTTGCTTACACTTCCATCTTCCCAACGGTAATGCACCTTATCATATTGTGGCCAACTGGCCAATCATATTATCGCACCCTTTGCTTCTACCGGGAATTTTTGCACTTGTTACATAAGACTCGTGGCAGCCATACTTTACCCTCGGGAGGCAATAAGACGAGTGCGAGAAAATACTTGGCTTGTGACTGTCCAAGCAACAAATTGAATCCCAGTCCGCCGTTTGACGTAAATGATTCTCGATCGGCACAGGTTGAATGCCAAAGGAATCGTTTTGCGTTGCGTTGCCGTGTCCTTCCATCACCTCCCACCTTTTTGCCCTTACTGCCGATTAGTTCGCTAATGTTGGATGATTGTTTGGTTTGCTGCACAAtggtttccttctttttctcccGTATTCGCCgtattccattttccaaaccaAGCCACTATGGGAAGATTATGAAACCATCATTAAGGCACAGGATTGGGGTGACGATTGGGTCAACGTTTCATGGTCGCGCCATGATGAACGATCACCACGTGGCCAGTGTGCGTGCATGCTGTGTTTCGGTGAAAGCCTTCCCTCGGCTCAAACCcgtcaacatccaaacaaaacCCTCCGTGGGACGAAGGGATAACACCTTGGTCGATATTGAAAGTGAAGCCGTGAAAGATTATTAATCAACCGGTCGGCCGAAACGGCGGAATGTCGGTCAGTCAGGAATGTTTGTTCGACCCCGCCGACTAACTATTGGTTAAACTTTACCAGCTAAAAAGGACGAGACGAGTGTCTAAGGCTATTATCGGTTCGGTTTCCATTTTTGCACAATacacaagtatttttctttgccattgCATCTACTTTACCCACCACTTATCAGCTGCTGAAATCCGACTCTTTATCTTAAACTTCTCCTCTGTCGCGTTGGTTCCAACACACGCACCACGCACATTTGGGGCACGTTTAAtacgtttcaaaacacttgCTCCAGCGCAACCTCTTTTATGGACAGGTCGATTCCGTGGGCTTAGGAAAAAGGCCACTCTCTATTGCGGAATCGGAAATCCATTAATTTGTCAAACCCGTTAACGACTCGAGTGGAAGTGTGCTCCGTCAAAGCTTTTGCTGCGCCCCGGCGAGACTTCGGCGATCAAGCAACATTAGCATGCTTTTAGAGTTCACGCATGGCGCATATGTAACGACGATATGtgagatatttttgttttgtttgatagaTTTTATCAAAGCAAATTAATTAAGCCCCACCATCACAGCAGCCTAATTCATTAGACTTTTTTATGAAGTCATGTGTTTTTGCACGATTAGAATGACCCAAGGGGTGTTTGTTTGAAGATTAGACACCTGCGAAACCTAAACACATGCGACATCTAAGCTTGCAAAAACTTTCACGGACATGTACAACACAATTGCGTTGAATCTCTTGCTGTACTTTACTGACGCTATACAACCGCTTGGCCTGACGAAGTTTCTGGTGGTTGCGTCTAAGCCATCCTTCCACCTTCACCTGCGGCTGAGGTGTCTAATTCGCCGTACGACCGGGAGATCAGATCGTCTTACGTCTCGTAGAGCTCGTCATTATAGTGGCGCCTCCTTTGTCCCGCAGggaaatctaaaaaaaagcaGTAGGCTTTCGGTTACTTATGGCAACAATTTGCGTATCCATTACCAGCATCCATCTCCGTCATGTTACACATGTTCATtgtgaattaaaaaaagatactTTTCAACTTCGTCAACCAGAACATTTGAACGTTTGTATGTCTGCTTCGCTCTGCTCCTAGCATCTTTCCGTCGTTATGTTAACCAACTTAAAAGCAACACATGCCATTAAATCCTCTCGGgcattttattcttctttaaTGTCATCTACGTCCCCATCTTTCAACAAAAACTTTAACCTTGGGTAAGAAGTTTACTTtatctgtttatttatttattcatcagCTATGTTATCAGTATGTTAAAAGTCAACGGCAGACCAGGTCCCAAAGGAAACTAAAACAGGTGTAAAAACTTTTAAACTATCAATTCGTATATAAAAGCTGGGTCTACAGTATGGCGCAACTTAAATGTAAAGCGAAtcagtttattgtttttatgtcaattttttaaactccAACTCGCTGCTGAAACGTACCTTTTCTTACGAGGTTTCAAGACGTTCAAATTTAGTAGGAATAGATAATGTTTGGtataaatgaattattttacaatttgtgtgctttaaattagtttttattaaaaaaatgtgtacatacttgcaaaaagtaaaaatgaaagTAGAATGTGTATAATAAAAACCGCATAAAGGCTTCGAGATACGGGATGGAAACTAAGCTTATTATTTTAAGTAAATgcgtaaaaatgaaaaaggttACCGACCCTTGTGTCCACACCGTATGGCCTACTGATCTTCTGAGTTGTTCCCTTTTTAATGCAATTTGCATTTCATAACCGGTTCTTACAGTTGTCACCAATAAGGAAGCCCATCTTTTGATTGACGGTTTTTGGCATGATACCAAATGTTCTCCACCAGCGTTCCTAGCGAT
This window harbors:
- the LOC131287410 gene encoding proteasome subunit beta type-3, whose amino-acid sequence is MSILAYNGGCVVAMKGKNCVALATDHRFGVQAQTIATDFEKIFEINPHMYLGLVGLQTDILTVYQRLLFRKNLYEVRENRQMTPERFAAMLSNFLYEKRFGPYFIEPVIAGLDPKTYEPFICNMDLIGCPNLPNDFVVAGTCAEQLYGMCETLWKPDLEPNSLFEVISQALVNAFDRDAISGWGATVYIIEKEKITVKKLKTRMD